Proteins encoded by one window of Acuticoccus sp. MNP-M23:
- a CDS encoding putative quinol monooxygenase: MTEPLFLFAQIRPKPVHFDAAREAIRRIVPETENEPGCQGFALHENAQDGCLYLYEEWRDEDALKAHYAQPYTKAVFAKYENWLAEPVVITKMRRLA, from the coding sequence ATGACAGAACCCCTTTTCCTGTTCGCTCAGATCCGGCCGAAGCCTGTGCACTTTGATGCCGCCAGGGAGGCCATTCGGCGGATCGTCCCGGAAACTGAAAACGAGCCGGGTTGTCAGGGCTTCGCCCTGCACGAAAACGCACAGGACGGCTGCCTCTATCTTTATGAGGAATGGCGCGATGAGGATGCGCTGAAGGCGCATTACGCGCAGCCCTACACCAAGGCCGTTTTCGCGAAATACGAGAACTGGCTCGCTGAGCCTGTGGTGATCACGAAGATGCGGAGGCTGGCATG
- a CDS encoding MarR family transcriptional regulator produces MPDMRFAPAPVLLARSKAGGLNQMSVRSHNERLVLDLLRREKTLSRFEIGQRTGLSAQTVSVLIRALLKDGLVSEEESSRGRVGPPTTPFSLNPDGAFALGVYVGVKVIDVCVLDFRGNLRGTLRRPIARGDGLGTQVIALAAEVLAGAGDLVRSRCLGLGLGVNKAHWGPKPSGPDEGWSPEAGLGDIENRLTRETGLSCVIVDDATSAAIGQILYGAGDDRFVYCHIGANAQARVVLNGQAQVGFDDTLIALPGMSALEAQLDAAGIPLAGFWMGETLPDTAAPALAAWGADVSIRITNAIIGLLAFLDVPKTVLVAPFAARHLAALAATVDAAFTDRGVAVPTEIGHNAQWAKASGAAAAVMSSRFSQDWHVTAE; encoded by the coding sequence ATGCCCGATATGCGCTTCGCCCCTGCGCCGGTGCTACTGGCGCGCTCCAAGGCTGGCGGGCTGAACCAGATGAGCGTCCGCAGCCACAACGAGCGGCTCGTGCTCGACCTCCTGCGCCGCGAGAAGACGCTGTCCCGCTTCGAGATCGGACAGCGGACCGGGCTTTCGGCGCAGACCGTTTCGGTGCTGATCCGGGCGCTTCTGAAGGACGGTCTCGTCAGCGAGGAAGAATCGAGCCGCGGCCGGGTCGGTCCGCCCACCACGCCCTTTTCGCTCAACCCGGACGGGGCTTTTGCCCTTGGCGTTTATGTGGGCGTGAAGGTGATCGACGTTTGCGTGCTCGATTTTCGCGGAAACCTGCGCGGCACGCTGCGGCGGCCGATTGCGCGCGGCGACGGCCTCGGCACGCAGGTGATTGCGCTCGCAGCCGAGGTGCTGGCGGGCGCCGGCGATCTCGTGCGTTCGCGCTGCCTGGGGTTGGGGCTTGGCGTCAACAAGGCGCACTGGGGGCCGAAGCCTTCGGGGCCGGACGAGGGGTGGAGCCCGGAGGCGGGGCTCGGCGACATCGAGAACCGCCTCACCCGTGAAACCGGCCTCTCCTGCGTCATCGTCGATGATGCGACGAGCGCTGCCATCGGTCAGATCCTTTACGGCGCGGGTGACGACCGCTTCGTCTACTGCCACATCGGCGCCAACGCGCAGGCTCGCGTTGTGCTGAACGGACAGGCGCAGGTGGGGTTCGATGACACCCTCATCGCCCTTCCCGGCATGAGCGCGCTTGAGGCACAGCTGGACGCCGCCGGCATCCCGCTCGCCGGCTTCTGGATGGGCGAGACGCTGCCGGACACTGCCGCCCCGGCCTTGGCCGCATGGGGCGCGGACGTTTCCATCCGGATCACCAACGCCATTATCGGCCTCCTCGCCTTCCTCGATGTGCCGAAGACTGTGCTGGTCGCCCCTTTCGCCGCCCGGCATCTTGCGGCGCTGGCGGCAACGGTCGATGCCGCCTTCACGGACCGCGGCGTCGCCGTGCCCACCGAGATTGGCCACAACGCGCAGTGGGCGAAGGCATCCGGCGCGGCGGCGGCTGTGATGTCGTCCCGCTTTTCGCAGGACTGGCACGTGACCGCGGAATGA
- a CDS encoding SGNH/GDSL hydrolase family protein: MRSVLCYGDSNTYGQTSADRPAERFGPTERWPGIMRGLLGPDWMVIEEGLSGRTTVSDDPIEGELRNGRRYLAPCLLSHRPIDALILMLGTNDLKIRFNKPASEIAMGVRVLIEDIRGLGVNRLGVMPEVILVSPPPTKAELGDWEPMFRGGHEKSLQLAAEFEKVADALEVHFFDAGSAVTGYAEDGFHLDLKGHQELGAAMARQVELIGWAPLSANRTGG, encoded by the coding sequence GTGCGATCAGTGCTCTGCTACGGCGATTCCAACACCTATGGGCAGACCTCTGCCGACCGTCCGGCCGAGCGTTTCGGGCCGACCGAACGCTGGCCCGGCATCATGCGCGGCCTCCTCGGGCCGGACTGGATGGTGATCGAAGAAGGCCTGTCCGGCCGCACGACCGTCAGCGACGACCCCATCGAGGGCGAGCTGCGCAATGGCCGGCGCTACCTGGCCCCCTGCCTCCTCAGCCACCGCCCCATCGACGCGCTGATCCTGATGCTCGGCACCAACGATTTGAAGATCCGCTTCAACAAGCCCGCCAGCGAGATTGCCATGGGCGTACGCGTGCTGATCGAGGATATTCGCGGGCTGGGCGTCAACCGGCTCGGCGTGATGCCCGAAGTCATCCTCGTTTCCCCGCCGCCGACCAAGGCCGAGCTGGGAGACTGGGAGCCGATGTTCCGCGGCGGACACGAAAAGTCGCTCCAGCTTGCCGCCGAGTTCGAGAAGGTCGCCGATGCGCTCGAGGTGCATTTCTTCGACGCCGGCAGCGCCGTCACCGGTTACGCCGAAGATGGCTTCCACCTCGACCTGAAAGGCCACCAGGAGCTTGGCGCGGCGATGGCGCGGCAGGTGGAGCTGATCGGCTGGGCGCCGCTTTCCGCCAACCGCACCGGCGGCTGA
- a CDS encoding sugar ABC transporter substrate-binding protein translates to MRPIDRYRKSLKKGLAIGALALAAALPQAARAQDGPIIVVSGPLSWPFFAAVKQGFDDGAEAFGLDYQYVAVTETANMTSDYPRLLQQAISRNPKMLLVGNFFPDGMDPLIKEATAKGIPVLTHNSGQNLWQGNGSLGFVGEDPYQMGWKAGEIQAEAGVKLGLCFNQVPGNPTVEARCTGYVDAMEKAGAETIYQTIGTGDATNPQAMAQAISGTLRANAGIDGIYTLNAVPAMSALRAVEDNGRAGEVMIGTADLSNEVLMAIKDGKIAFAMDQQPYLQGFMSMQIANQYLNYGMHPIGAVTTGPLVIDATNVDRTLEVNKEHPGIRGAS, encoded by the coding sequence ATGCGACCCATCGACAGATATCGGAAGAGCTTGAAAAAGGGCCTCGCCATCGGCGCGCTGGCCCTGGCCGCTGCGTTGCCGCAGGCAGCGCGCGCGCAGGATGGCCCCATCATCGTGGTCAGCGGCCCCTTGTCGTGGCCGTTCTTCGCCGCGGTGAAACAGGGCTTCGATGACGGCGCCGAAGCCTTCGGCCTCGACTACCAGTACGTTGCCGTCACCGAAACCGCCAACATGACGAGCGACTATCCGCGCCTCCTGCAGCAGGCGATCAGCCGCAACCCGAAGATGCTGCTGGTCGGCAATTTCTTCCCCGACGGGATGGACCCGCTCATCAAGGAAGCCACGGCAAAGGGCATTCCGGTCCTGACCCACAATTCGGGCCAGAACCTGTGGCAGGGCAACGGGTCGCTGGGTTTCGTGGGAGAAGACCCGTACCAGATGGGGTGGAAGGCTGGCGAAATTCAGGCTGAAGCTGGCGTGAAACTAGGCCTCTGCTTCAACCAGGTGCCGGGCAATCCCACCGTGGAAGCACGCTGCACCGGCTATGTCGACGCGATGGAGAAGGCGGGCGCCGAAACCATTTACCAGACCATCGGCACCGGCGACGCCACCAACCCGCAGGCCATGGCGCAGGCAATCTCCGGCACGCTGCGCGCCAACGCCGGGATCGACGGCATCTATACGCTGAACGCAGTGCCCGCCATGAGCGCGTTGCGCGCGGTGGAAGACAATGGCCGCGCCGGCGAGGTGATGATCGGCACGGCGGACCTTTCCAACGAAGTGCTGATGGCCATCAAGGACGGCAAGATCGCCTTTGCGATGGACCAGCAACCCTACCTGCAGGGCTTCATGTCCATGCAGATCGCCAACCAGTACCTGAATTACGGCATGCACCCCATCGGGGCCGTGACCACCGGTCCGCTGGTGATCGACGCCACCAATGTCGACCGCACGCTGGAGGTGAACAAGGAACATCCGGGGATCCGCGGCGCCTCCTGA
- a CDS encoding ABC transporter permease, whose amino-acid sequence MTAKLFRRPETGAVAAFLLTYIFFAVFTYSNGFVSWNGTVGWMNLAAELGLVAIPVALLMIAGEFDLSIGSTVGMASMVLAIGTSHFGAPIWPMIALALAAGVVVGLVNGIVVVRTGLPSFIVTLATNFIVIGGTMGVARLLTNVTSMSIATSPSARAVFAGRWEQANASIVWWLAAALIGTWVLGRTVFGNWIYATGGNLTAARGAGVPVERVKVLLFMATGFAAALVGIIQGIQWNSGNATYGMGYVFQAPIVVVIGGVLLGGGYGTVGGVVVATALFGVISTGIFYTGWSTDWIQLFLGALLGAAVLANSYVRKFAMSGGR is encoded by the coding sequence ATGACCGCCAAACTCTTCCGACGGCCGGAAACCGGCGCAGTCGCCGCCTTCCTGCTGACCTACATCTTTTTCGCCGTGTTCACCTATTCCAACGGTTTCGTCAGCTGGAACGGCACCGTGGGGTGGATGAACCTTGCCGCCGAGCTGGGGCTGGTCGCCATCCCCGTCGCCTTGCTGATGATTGCCGGCGAGTTCGACCTGTCCATCGGCTCCACGGTGGGCATGGCCTCCATGGTGCTTGCCATCGGAACCAGCCATTTTGGCGCGCCCATCTGGCCGATGATTGCGCTGGCGCTGGCGGCGGGCGTGGTGGTGGGGCTCGTCAACGGTATTGTTGTGGTCCGCACCGGGCTGCCGTCCTTCATCGTGACGCTGGCCACCAACTTCATCGTCATCGGTGGCACCATGGGCGTTGCGCGGCTTCTCACCAACGTCACCTCCATGTCGATTGCGACGAGCCCTTCGGCGCGGGCGGTGTTTGCGGGGCGCTGGGAGCAGGCCAACGCCTCCATCGTGTGGTGGCTGGCGGCGGCGCTGATCGGCACATGGGTGCTGGGCCGCACGGTGTTCGGCAACTGGATCTACGCCACCGGCGGCAACCTCACTGCCGCGCGCGGGGCGGGTGTGCCGGTGGAGCGCGTGAAGGTCCTTCTCTTCATGGCGACGGGATTTGCGGCGGCACTGGTCGGCATCATCCAGGGCATCCAGTGGAACTCCGGCAATGCCACCTACGGGATGGGTTACGTGTTTCAGGCCCCCATTGTGGTCGTGATTGGCGGCGTGCTTCTGGGCGGCGGCTACGGGACCGTTGGCGGTGTCGTGGTGGCAACCGCGCTGTTCGGGGTCATCTCCACCGGCATCTTCTACACCGGGTGGAGCACGGACTGGATCCAGCTTTTCCTCGGCGCGCTTCTGGGCGCGGCCGTTCTCGCCAACAGCTATGTGCGCAAGTTCGCAATGTCGGGAGGGCGCTGA
- a CDS encoding ATP-binding cassette domain-containing protein, producing the protein MAEPILELRNVSKHFGATRALTDVSVALEPGKIHCLLGDNGAGKSTLIKVMSGYHAPSSGEIRFGGRALKFASPRHARQLGIATVHQDVGTIPLMSVGRNFFLGAEPTKGRWPVRWLDRAKANAIALSEMQRFGITRIRDAEQLVGTMSGGERQVLAIGRAMYFGAKVLILDEPTSALGVKESAIVLKMMKQVAADGIAVIFITHNARHAMAVGDDFSVLIHGAVAASFRRGEVSRDELLNLMAGGEDMAALEVDLDAVE; encoded by the coding sequence ATGGCCGAACCCATTCTGGAGCTGCGGAATGTCTCCAAGCACTTCGGCGCCACCCGCGCGCTGACGGACGTGTCCGTCGCGCTGGAGCCGGGCAAGATCCACTGCCTGCTCGGCGACAACGGGGCCGGCAAGTCGACCCTCATCAAGGTGATGTCCGGCTACCACGCACCGTCGTCCGGCGAGATCCGCTTCGGTGGCCGTGCGCTGAAGTTTGCAAGCCCTCGCCACGCCCGCCAGCTCGGCATCGCCACCGTGCACCAGGACGTTGGCACCATTCCGCTGATGAGCGTCGGGCGCAATTTCTTCCTCGGTGCAGAGCCCACCAAAGGCCGCTGGCCGGTGCGCTGGCTCGACCGGGCGAAAGCCAACGCCATCGCGCTCTCCGAGATGCAGCGGTTCGGCATCACCCGCATTCGTGATGCCGAACAGCTTGTCGGCACCATGTCAGGCGGCGAGCGGCAGGTGCTCGCCATTGGCCGCGCCATGTATTTCGGCGCCAAGGTCCTCATTCTCGACGAACCGACGTCCGCGCTTGGCGTCAAGGAATCGGCGATCGTTCTGAAGATGATGAAGCAGGTTGCCGCAGACGGGATCGCGGTCATCTTCATCACTCACAATGCGCGGCACGCCATGGCGGTGGGGGATGATTTTTCCGTCCTCATCCACGGCGCGGTGGCGGCCTCGTTTCGCCGCGGCGAAGTCAGCCGGGACGAGCTTCTCAACCTGATGGCCGGCGGTGAGGACATGGCCGCTCTGGAAGTGGACCTCGACGCGGTGGAGTAA
- a CDS encoding alpha/beta-hydrolase family protein has protein sequence MRAFGLAVLPLLLGLSFFAASLTPSLIPRGWLLQGILAGLVTGIGYVIGQILLTAWRAIDLPRFTGRRAVIAHALVAVPVVLQLGWSFWRAADWQDSIRERLALPPVEDLYIFYIIGAAILTFAVLFVLGWAAQKMFDTLRFRLYRVMPARTANVLGLLLAVLFIVLVTRDGVVRAAMNSMEASYAAAQELFADAPPAPDDPSLAGSAASVIDWGAMGQPGRNFVLDGPDAAVISAFSGRPAKEPIRVYVGLADADGPKSRAELALEELKRVGAFDRKVLVVASPTGTGWLDPGGHEPLEFMHDGDIATVAVQYSYLQSPFALVFETQSGLEQASATMQTIYEYWRTLPPDARPEFYLHGLSLGAWSSMYSFDMFRVINDPVQGALWTGPPFPSRLWNLANSERNPGSPYVLPIVGTGELVRFTSQFGGLERTPDPWGRLRIVFLQHASDAIVFYEPQSFWRAPEWMREPRAPDVSPLMRFIPVVTQFQLALDMALALGVPPGYGHNYAAEDYIGAWVAVTDPAGWTEADTARLKEWCGVEWGLGCRKE, from the coding sequence ATGCGCGCGTTTGGGCTTGCCGTCCTGCCTCTCCTCCTTGGCCTCTCCTTCTTTGCGGCCTCGCTGACCCCGTCCCTCATCCCGCGCGGCTGGTTGCTGCAAGGGATACTGGCGGGGCTCGTCACCGGGATCGGCTACGTCATCGGGCAGATTCTGCTCACGGCATGGCGCGCAATCGACCTTCCTCGCTTCACCGGCCGGCGCGCGGTCATCGCCCATGCCCTGGTTGCGGTGCCCGTGGTCCTGCAGCTGGGCTGGAGCTTCTGGCGGGCGGCGGACTGGCAGGATTCCATCCGCGAGCGGCTCGCCCTCCCGCCGGTCGAAGACCTCTACATCTTCTACATCATCGGCGCTGCAATCCTCACGTTCGCGGTTCTCTTCGTCCTCGGTTGGGCCGCGCAGAAGATGTTCGACACCCTGCGCTTCCGGCTGTACCGGGTCATGCCGGCGCGCACGGCAAACGTTCTGGGCCTCCTGCTTGCGGTTCTTTTCATCGTGCTCGTCACCCGCGACGGTGTCGTGCGCGCGGCCATGAACAGCATGGAAGCCTCCTACGCCGCTGCGCAGGAACTGTTCGCCGATGCACCGCCCGCACCGGATGATCCGAGCCTTGCCGGCAGCGCCGCCTCGGTGATCGATTGGGGCGCGATGGGACAGCCGGGTCGCAATTTCGTTCTCGATGGACCGGATGCTGCGGTGATTTCGGCGTTCTCCGGGCGGCCGGCGAAGGAGCCGATCCGGGTCTATGTCGGGCTGGCGGACGCTGATGGCCCGAAATCGCGGGCAGAGCTTGCTCTGGAAGAATTGAAGCGGGTCGGCGCCTTCGACCGCAAGGTTCTCGTTGTGGCAAGCCCCACCGGCACGGGGTGGCTCGATCCCGGCGGTCATGAACCGCTGGAGTTCATGCATGATGGCGACATCGCCACCGTGGCGGTTCAATACTCATACCTGCAATCGCCGTTCGCCCTTGTTTTCGAAACGCAATCGGGGCTGGAACAGGCGTCCGCAACCATGCAGACGATCTACGAATACTGGCGGACCCTGCCGCCCGACGCGCGGCCTGAATTCTACCTGCACGGCCTCAGCCTCGGCGCCTGGTCGTCGATGTATTCGTTCGACATGTTCCGGGTCATCAACGATCCGGTCCAGGGCGCGCTGTGGACCGGACCGCCATTCCCGTCGCGGCTCTGGAACCTTGCCAATTCCGAGCGCAACCCCGGCTCGCCCTACGTTCTGCCGATCGTCGGCACCGGGGAGCTTGTGCGGTTCACGTCACAATTTGGTGGTCTGGAGCGGACACCGGATCCGTGGGGGCGGCTGCGGATCGTGTTCCTGCAGCACGCTTCGGATGCGATCGTCTTTTACGAGCCGCAATCGTTCTGGCGCGCCCCGGAGTGGATGCGTGAGCCAAGGGCGCCCGATGTATCCCCGCTCATGCGCTTCATCCCCGTGGTCACGCAGTTCCAGCTCGCTCTCGACATGGCGCTCGCGCTGGGCGTGCCCCCTGGCTACGGGCACAACTATGCCGCCGAGGACTATATCGGCGCCTGGGTTGCCGTGACCGACCCGGCCGGCTGGACCGAGGCCGACACAGCGCGGCTGAAGGAGTGGTGCGGCGTGGAATGGGGTCTTGGGTGCCGAAAGGAATAG
- a CDS encoding ABC transporter ATP-binding protein → MLRQFFSYYAPWRRLFVLDFGSAIIAGLLELGFPIAVKVFVDRLMPSGNWELIALATAALFAIYALNTALMVVVTYWGHMLGINIETEMRRRAFEHLQKLSFGYFDNVKTGHLVGRLTKDLEEIGEIAHHGPEDAFLAVMTFIGAFALMLSVHWELAVITGIVVPLGAFITARYGARMTDTWRRIYASVGDFNARIEENVGGIRVVQAFTNEAHERSLFAVNNAEYRRRKLSAYWIMSASQALNYMTMRGTQVIVMVAGTWYVVEGDLSIGGFVGFLLLVNVFFRPMEKIAAVLETYPKGIAGFRRYCEFLATEPDVADRPAAQPATIGGALTFDNVAFAYQKGKPVLDGISFEVEEGETVAFVGQSGAGKTTICSLVPRFYDVTAGAIRIDGVDVRDMTLESLRRQVGVVQQDVFLFGGTLRENIGYGNLGASEAAIVAAVDKASLTETVAALPMGLDTVIGERGVKLSGGQKQRLSIARMFLKDPAVLILDEATSALDTRTEAQVQGALFELARGRTTLIIAHRLSTVRTAHRILVVERGRIVEDGDHATLLARRGVYHGLVSVGELAAAAE, encoded by the coding sequence ATGCTGCGCCAGTTCTTTTCCTACTATGCGCCATGGCGGCGCCTGTTCGTGCTGGACTTCGGCTCCGCCATCATCGCCGGGCTCCTCGAACTCGGCTTCCCCATTGCCGTCAAGGTTTTCGTCGACCGGCTGATGCCCTCCGGCAACTGGGAGCTGATCGCGCTCGCCACCGCCGCGCTCTTCGCCATCTACGCACTCAACACCGCGCTGATGGTGGTGGTCACCTACTGGGGCCACATGCTGGGCATCAACATCGAGACGGAGATGCGGCGCCGGGCCTTCGAGCACCTGCAGAAGCTGTCGTTCGGCTACTTCGACAACGTCAAGACGGGCCACCTCGTCGGCCGGTTGACGAAGGATCTGGAGGAAATCGGCGAGATTGCGCATCACGGGCCGGAGGATGCCTTCCTGGCCGTCATGACCTTCATCGGCGCCTTTGCGCTGATGCTGTCGGTGCACTGGGAGCTTGCCGTCATCACCGGCATTGTAGTGCCGCTGGGCGCGTTCATCACCGCCCGCTACGGCGCGCGGATGACGGATACCTGGCGCCGCATCTACGCATCCGTGGGCGATTTCAACGCGCGGATCGAGGAAAATGTGGGCGGCATTCGCGTGGTGCAGGCCTTTACCAACGAGGCGCACGAGCGGTCGCTGTTTGCCGTCAACAACGCCGAGTACAGGCGGCGCAAGCTGTCGGCCTACTGGATCATGTCGGCAAGCCAGGCGCTCAATTACATGACCATGCGCGGCACCCAGGTGATCGTGATGGTGGCCGGCACCTGGTACGTGGTGGAGGGCGATCTCTCCATCGGCGGCTTCGTCGGCTTCCTCCTCCTCGTCAACGTCTTCTTCCGGCCGATGGAGAAGATCGCGGCGGTGCTGGAGACCTACCCCAAGGGCATTGCGGGCTTCCGCCGCTATTGCGAATTCCTCGCCACCGAGCCGGACGTGGCCGACCGCCCGGCGGCGCAACCCGCCACAATCGGCGGCGCGCTGACGTTCGACAACGTCGCGTTCGCCTACCAGAAGGGGAAGCCGGTTCTCGACGGCATCAGCTTCGAGGTGGAGGAGGGCGAGACCGTCGCCTTTGTTGGCCAGTCGGGCGCGGGCAAGACGACCATCTGCTCGCTGGTGCCGCGCTTTTACGACGTGACCGCCGGAGCAATCCGCATCGACGGGGTGGACGTGCGCGACATGACGCTGGAATCGCTGCGCCGGCAGGTGGGCGTGGTGCAGCAGGACGTGTTCCTGTTCGGCGGCACGCTGCGCGAGAACATCGGCTACGGCAACCTCGGTGCCTCGGAGGCGGCCATCGTTGCGGCCGTGGACAAGGCGAGCCTGACGGAAACCGTCGCCGCGTTGCCGATGGGGCTGGACACGGTGATCGGCGAGCGGGGCGTGAAACTGTCCGGCGGGCAGAAGCAGCGCCTCTCCATCGCGCGCATGTTCCTGAAGGACCCGGCCGTCCTCATCCTCGACGAAGCCACCTCGGCGCTCGACACCCGGACCGAGGCGCAGGTGCAGGGCGCGCTGTTCGAGCTTGCCCGGGGGCGCACCACGCTCATCATCGCGCATCGCCTGTCCACGGTGCGCACCGCCCACCGCATTCTGGTGGTGGAGCGGGGCCGCATTGTGGAGGACGGCGACCATGCCACGCTTCTGGCCCGCCGCGGCGTCTATCACGGCCTCGTCTCGGTGGGGGAACTTGCGGCCGCCGCAGAGTAG
- the dgoD gene encoding galactonate dehydratase, producing MKITAVETTVVNAVIRNWICVKVVTDQPGLYGWGEATLEWKTRAVTGAIEDLAPFIIGQDPRNIEQIVRRMTRFSFWPLGAIGLTAVSGIEQALWDIKAKDLGVPVWQLLGGKVRDRVRVYTHMRRGKVDGHVAAGDIGAFCDAVEETVAMGYDAIKLGFVPYVAYDASPSSVRHVAELAAAVRERVGENVDIMTDFHGRPDSIDAAKAYIDAIAPIKPMFVEEPIQPGDTPAMADLARRVDCPLATGERLFTPGEFAEVAQLRAVAYVQPDLCHCGGLTGGRKIAAIAEAGHMGIMPHNPMGPVASTVALHFDVATPNFVIQEEATGIVPWFNEVFENPLRLQDGAWMVPEGPGLGLELNEKAAAAHPFAQEVIPATEAVLADGTIANW from the coding sequence GTGAAGATCACCGCCGTCGAAACCACCGTCGTCAACGCCGTCATCCGCAACTGGATCTGCGTCAAGGTCGTGACCGACCAGCCCGGCCTCTACGGCTGGGGCGAGGCAACGCTGGAATGGAAAACCCGCGCAGTCACCGGCGCCATCGAGGACCTTGCCCCGTTCATCATCGGCCAGGATCCGCGCAACATCGAGCAGATCGTGCGGCGGATGACGCGCTTCAGCTTCTGGCCGCTGGGCGCCATCGGCCTCACCGCCGTCTCGGGCATCGAACAGGCGCTGTGGGACATCAAGGCGAAGGACCTTGGCGTGCCGGTGTGGCAGCTTCTGGGCGGCAAGGTGCGCGACCGGGTGCGCGTCTACACCCACATGCGCCGCGGCAAGGTGGACGGCCACGTTGCTGCCGGCGACATCGGCGCATTCTGCGATGCGGTCGAGGAAACGGTCGCGATGGGCTATGACGCGATCAAGCTCGGGTTCGTGCCCTATGTCGCCTACGATGCATCGCCGTCGTCTGTCCGCCACGTCGCGGAGCTGGCCGCTGCGGTGCGCGAGCGCGTCGGCGAAAACGTCGACATCATGACCGATTTTCATGGCCGGCCGGACAGCATCGATGCGGCAAAGGCCTATATCGACGCCATCGCCCCCATCAAGCCGATGTTCGTGGAAGAGCCGATCCAGCCCGGCGACACGCCCGCGATGGCCGACCTTGCGCGCCGGGTCGACTGCCCGCTTGCCACCGGGGAGCGCCTGTTCACCCCCGGCGAGTTCGCCGAAGTGGCACAGCTGCGCGCCGTCGCCTACGTTCAGCCCGACCTTTGCCATTGCGGCGGGCTGACCGGCGGGCGGAAGATCGCCGCCATCGCCGAAGCCGGCCACATGGGGATCATGCCGCACAACCCGATGGGCCCGGTCGCCAGCACCGTCGCGCTCCATTTCGACGTCGCAACCCCCAACTTCGTCATCCAGGAGGAGGCGACGGGCATCGTGCCCTGGTTCAACGAGGTGTTCGAGAACCCGCTCCGCCTTCAGGATGGCGCCTGGATGGTGCCGGAAGGCCCCGGTCTCGGCCTCGAACTCAACGAGAAGGCTGCCGCTGCACACCCCTTCGCGCAGGAGGTGATCCCCGCGACGGAAGCCGTCCTCGCCGACGGCACCATCGCCAACTGGTAG
- a CDS encoding TRAP transporter large permease translates to MIQVAIAGLSLLLIGVPVAFALGLAGMLGVWLFGIPMGVVVTRLFTGVDSFIFLAVPFYILAAEIMSQGGITARLISIASTATSWLRGGTAFANIGASVMFAGISGSAVADSAALGRVFIEEMPKEGYRKDYAAALTVASSIIGPIIPPSGLAILMAAVSGLSVIDLFLAGVFPGLLLGGACAAVVAIGAIRGKLPKPRRIDMSDGVWRMVFEGAAVMTLPIVIVGGMVVGAYTATEGGGIAVAYATFLAVVVFRALDMKGLWRAFLKAARVSATIYLLVAAATILSYALNLLGISSWVSAAASMFEAQPTLFLFAIALLMLILGTFLDIGAAILIFVPLLMPAVYELGIDPLQAAMVVMLTLAIGLITPPVGVVLYVVMRVGNVRMLPLLRALMPFLIAELCAVALLCLVPEFSSWLPSLLNPR, encoded by the coding sequence ATGATCCAGGTCGCCATTGCGGGGCTCAGCCTCCTCCTCATCGGTGTGCCGGTGGCATTCGCGCTCGGCCTTGCGGGAATGCTGGGCGTCTGGCTCTTCGGCATCCCCATGGGCGTCGTCGTCACGCGGCTGTTCACCGGGGTCGATTCGTTCATCTTCCTTGCGGTCCCGTTTTATATTCTGGCCGCCGAAATCATGAGCCAGGGCGGGATCACCGCGCGGCTGATCTCCATCGCGTCCACCGCGACGAGCTGGCTGCGCGGCGGCACCGCGTTTGCCAACATCGGCGCGTCGGTCATGTTCGCCGGCATTTCTGGGTCGGCCGTGGCCGACTCCGCCGCGCTCGGCCGCGTGTTCATCGAGGAGATGCCGAAGGAGGGCTACCGCAAGGACTATGCGGCGGCGCTCACCGTCGCCTCCTCCATCATCGGCCCGATCATCCCGCCCTCCGGCCTTGCCATCTTGATGGCGGCGGTCAGCGGACTGTCGGTGATCGACCTGTTCCTCGCCGGGGTGTTTCCCGGCCTGCTCCTGGGCGGGGCGTGCGCGGCGGTGGTCGCCATCGGCGCAATCCGCGGCAAGCTCCCCAAGCCGCGCAGGATCGACATGTCGGACGGCGTGTGGCGCATGGTGTTCGAAGGCGCGGCGGTGATGACGCTGCCGATCGTCATCGTCGGCGGAATGGTGGTGGGCGCCTACACCGCCACCGAAGGCGGGGGCATCGCGGTTGCCTACGCCACGTTCCTCGCTGTCGTCGTCTTCCGCGCGCTGGACATGAAGGGGCTGTGGCGCGCCTTCCTCAAGGCGGCACGGGTGTCGGCCACCATCTACCTGCTGGTGGCGGCGGCCACCATTCTGTCCTACGCGCTCAACCTCCTCGGCATCTCGTCTTGGGTGAGCGCGGCGGCCTCCATGTTCGAAGCGCAGCCGACGCTGTTCCTCTTCGCCATCGCGCTTTTGATGCTGATCCTCGGCACCTTCCTCGATATTGGCGCGGCGATCCTCATCTTTGTGCCGCTCCTGATGCCGGCCGTCTACGAACTCGGCATCGACCCCTTGCAGGCGGCGATGGTGGTGATGCTGACCCTTGCCATCGGCCTCATCACGCCGCCGGTCGGCGTCGTCCTTTACGTCGTCATGCGCGTTGGCAACGTGCGGATGCTGCCGCTCCTGCGCGCGCTGATGCCGTTCCTGATTGCCGAGCTTTGCGCGGTCGCGCTTCTCTGCCTCGTCCCGGAATTTTCCAGCTGGCTGCCCTCGCTGCTCAACCCCCGCTAG